One genomic segment of Triticum aestivum cultivar Chinese Spring unplaced genomic scaffold, IWGSC CS RefSeq v2.1 scaffold170957, whole genome shotgun sequence includes these proteins:
- the LOC123177122 gene encoding uncharacterized protein has translation MVTASPGDISCIGGLAVGDRLLPSQFPHPILPTPPSNPRSIAGAARGKAAAAMAAQMLRRWNSFYGAFDPVDAAIEAADPDQFSRHVFQRARGDLLVGLCNAADNDQAERICGILDDLMAESLETLRVVPSTPEVPIPTELAESVRALREHDSERVRLLARGIVSGWETSIQDEVAKVTPAMKKLPQPKATVGQQQRASADPDVKAKRPPKIVGEPLSKKTAEIIKKVSDPAAGFVDSDRAVFCSEEKMEAAKRKLRQGYQEAEDAKRRRKTQLVQAPKMMQPIRRCSSSMVKKTFAVRTQLHV, from the coding sequence ATGGTCACCGCCTCGCCGGGAGATATAAGCTGCATTGGGGGCCTCGCGGTAGGCGATCGCCTTCTTCCTTCCCAATTTCCCCATCCAATCCTCCCCACTCCCCCATCCAATCCAAGATCGATCGCAGGAGCAGCTCGCGggaaagccgccgccgccatggccgcgcaGATGCTCCGCCGGTGGAATAGCTTCTACGGCGCCTTCGACCCCGTGGACGCCGCCATCGAGGCCGCCGACCCAGACCAATTTTCCCGCCACGTGTTCCAGCGCGCGAGGGGGGACCTATTGGTAGGGCTCTGCAACGCCGCCGACAACGACCAGGCGGAGCGAATCTGCGGGATTCTCGACGACCTCATGGCAGAGTCTCTCGAGACGCTCAGGGTGGTTCCATCGACGCCGGAGGTGCCCATCCCCACGGAACTCGCCGAGTCTGTGCGCGCGCTGCGGGAACACGACTCGGAGCGCGTCCGCCTCCTCGCGCGCGGCATCGTGAGCGGGTGGGAGACCTCCATCCAGGACGAGGTCGCCAAGGTCACACCAGCCATGAAGAAGCTGCCGCAGCCCAAGGCGACCGTCGGCCAGCAGCAGCGTGCCTCCGCCGATCCTGACGTGAAGGCGAAGCGACCTCCCAAGATCGTCGGCGAGCCGTTGTCCAAGAAGACGGCTGAAATCATCAAAAAGGTGTCCGATCCTGCCGCCGGCTTCGTCGACAGTGATCGTGCCGTGTTCTGCTCGGAGGAGAAGATGGAAGCCGCAAAGCGCAAGCTCCGCCAGGGTTACCAAGAAGCAGAGGACGCCAAACGGCGGCGCAAGACGCAGTTGGTTCAGGCGCCCAAGATGATGCAGCCAATCAGGAGGTGCAGCAGCTCCATGGTCAAGAAAA